In a genomic window of Streptococcus oralis:
- a CDS encoding PTS sugar transporter subunit IIB yields MTTPNIIMTRIDERLIHGQGQLWVKYLGCNTVIVANDEVSTDKMQQTLMKTVVPDSVAMRFFPLQKVIDIIHKANPAQTIFIVVKDVKDALTLVEGGVPIKEINIGNIHNASGKEQVTRSIFLGEEDKVALKELSQTHQVTFNTKTTPTGNDGAVEVNILDYI; encoded by the coding sequence ATGACAACGCCAAATATTATTATGACCCGTATCGATGAACGGTTGATTCACGGGCAAGGACAACTTTGGGTAAAATACTTAGGTTGTAATACGGTCATTGTCGCCAATGACGAAGTGAGCACGGACAAGATGCAACAAACTCTGATGAAAACAGTTGTGCCAGACTCAGTTGCTATGCGTTTCTTCCCTTTACAAAAGGTGATTGATATCATTCACAAGGCTAACCCTGCTCAAACAATTTTTATTGTTGTAAAGGATGTGAAGGACGCTTTAACCTTGGTAGAAGGTGGTGTCCCTATCAAAGAAATCAATATTGGGAACATTCACAATGCCTCTGGTAAAGAGCAAGTGACACGCTCCATCTTCCTGGGTGAAGAGGACAAGGTAGCTCTTAAGGAATTGAGTCAAACGCATCAAGTAACATTTAATACGAAAACAACTCCAACAGGAAATGATGGAGCTGTTGAAGTCAACATTCTGGACTATATTTAA
- a CDS encoding PTS mannose/fructose/sorbose/N-acetylgalactosamine transporter subunit IIC: protein MSINVFQAILIGLWTAFCFSGMLLGIYTNRCIVLSFGVGIILGDLPTALAMGAIGELAYMGFGVGAGGTVPPNPIGPGIFGTLMAITSAGKVSPEAALALSTPIAVAIQFLQTFAYTVRAGAPETAMKHLKNHNLKKFKFTLNATIWLFAFIGFTLGCLGALSMDTLLKLVDYIPPVLLTGLTVAGKMLPAIGFAMILSVMAKKELIPFVLLGYVCAAYLNIPTIGIAIVGTIFALIEFYNKPKTADHVVEEEAHDDWI, encoded by the coding sequence ATGTCGATTAATGTATTTCAAGCGATTTTAATTGGATTATGGACAGCTTTCTGTTTTAGTGGAATGCTGTTAGGGATTTACACCAATAGATGTATTGTTCTGTCATTTGGTGTCGGAATTATTCTAGGTGATTTGCCTACTGCTCTTGCAATGGGAGCTATTGGTGAATTGGCTTATATGGGATTCGGTGTTGGTGCTGGAGGTACTGTTCCACCAAACCCAATCGGACCTGGTATCTTTGGTACCTTGATGGCTATCACTAGTGCTGGTAAAGTCAGTCCAGAAGCGGCTCTTGCTCTCTCTACTCCGATTGCTGTGGCGATTCAATTCTTACAAACTTTCGCCTACACTGTACGTGCTGGGGCGCCTGAAACGGCGATGAAGCACTTGAAAAACCATAATTTGAAGAAATTTAAGTTCACTCTAAATGCAACAATTTGGTTGTTTGCCTTTATTGGATTTACCTTGGGTTGCTTGGGTGCCCTTTCAATGGATACCTTGTTAAAACTCGTAGATTACATTCCGCCAGTATTGCTTACAGGTTTGACAGTTGCTGGTAAAATGCTCCCAGCTATCGGTTTTGCGATGATCTTGTCAGTGATGGCTAAGAAAGAGTTGATTCCGTTTGTCTTGTTGGGATATGTTTGTGCGGCTTATCTAAACATCCCAACAATTGGTATCGCAATTGTAGGTACTATCTTTGCTTTGATTGAATTTTATAACAAGCCAAAAACAGCGGATCATGTGGTAGAGGAGGAAGCACACGATGACTGGATCTAA
- a CDS encoding PTS system mannose/fructose/sorbose family transporter subunit IID, whose protein sequence is MTGSNKLTKRDYLKTSLRAFFLQNGFNYSNYQGLGYANVMYPALKKHYGADQEGFYQALEENCEFYNTNPHFLPFITSLHLVMLENGRPAKETRSIKMALMGPLAGIGDSLSQFCLAPLFSTIAASFAQEGLVVGPILFFLAMNTILTAIKLSTGLYGYKLGTTVIDKLSEQMATISRIANIIGVTVIAGLAATSVKIMVPITFAAGEVKADAKQSIVSIQGMLDKVAPALLPALFTLLVYYLIKEKKWTTYRLVILTVIIGIIGSWLKILA, encoded by the coding sequence ATGACTGGATCTAACAAATTAACAAAACGTGATTATCTTAAAACGTCTTTGCGGGCATTCTTTTTACAAAATGGATTTAACTATAGTAACTATCAAGGGTTGGGATATGCCAATGTAATGTATCCTGCTTTGAAAAAACACTATGGAGCGGATCAGGAAGGTTTCTACCAAGCCTTGGAAGAAAACTGTGAATTCTATAATACCAACCCACACTTCCTGCCTTTTATTACCAGCTTGCACCTTGTAATGTTGGAAAATGGTCGCCCAGCAAAAGAAACACGTAGCATCAAGATGGCCTTGATGGGACCATTGGCAGGTATTGGGGATTCTCTCTCTCAATTTTGTTTAGCTCCATTGTTCTCAACCATCGCAGCTTCGTTTGCTCAAGAAGGCTTGGTTGTCGGTCCAATCTTGTTCTTCCTTGCGATGAATACGATTTTGACAGCTATTAAATTGTCAACTGGTCTGTATGGATACAAACTAGGAACAACTGTGATTGATAAACTAAGCGAACAGATGGCAACGATTTCTCGTATTGCCAATATTATCGGTGTAACCGTAATTGCTGGTTTGGCAGCGACATCTGTTAAGATTATGGTGCCGATTACCTTTGCTGCAGGGGAAGTAAAAGCAGACGCTAAACAAAGTATCGTAAGCATTCAGGGAATGCTTGATAAGGTTGCTCCAGCTCTTCTACCAGCCCTATTTACACTTTTAGTTTACTACTTGATCAAAGAAAAGAAATGGACAACATATAGACTCGTTATTTTAACAGTTATCATCGGAATTATCGGAAGCTGGCTTAAGATTCTAGCTTAA
- a CDS encoding preprotein translocase subunit YajC, with product MDTTLFYGIVIVLAVSPLLLSSFHSIRQQKLLRKQMEQRQEYLASLTSDDEVLLLSGIHGKIISIKDDLISLQIAKGVVIYVEKESVMGKTKELLFK from the coding sequence ATGGATACGACATTGTTTTATGGAATAGTGATTGTCTTGGCAGTGAGCCCCCTTTTACTGTCAAGCTTTCATTCTATTCGTCAGCAAAAGTTGCTTCGCAAACAGATGGAGCAACGACAAGAGTATTTAGCTTCTTTAACATCTGATGATGAAGTGTTGTTGTTGTCTGGAATTCATGGAAAAATCATTTCTATCAAAGATGACTTGATCTCTTTGCAGATTGCAAAAGGAGTCGTCATCTATGTAGAAAAGGAAAGTGTAATGGGAAAGACAAAAGAACTGCTTTTTAAGTAG
- a CDS encoding alginate lyase family protein: MKEERRQFFERVDGDQCRDYILSHCSKDYEKVKRSLERLMDNRFMFDSPWDMEPCSKIYQIQPMVWNQVFEDDPEWAYMLNRQEYLLQFMIGYLVEGDKGYIQKCKFFLFDWIEQVREFSPQSLMTRTLDTGIRSFIWLKLLLLLLKFDLLEEEELEKILFSLGKQIDFMRSHYRAKYTLSNWGILQTIPILAIYHFFSDKMDLEEAYRFASEELKQQIETQILEDGSQFEQSILYHVEVYKALLDLCILLPDLQDSFQELLEKMATYIQMMTGLDGRTLVFGDSDSTETTEILSLSAVVLNKEDLLNGLDVKVDLLSLLFLGREKVKQLQEFEKRAWQPKSMIFEDSGHVCIKDEHRYLFFKNGPLGSAHSHSDENSFCLQYQGQPIFIDAGRYSYREIDERYLLKSAWSHSTCMVDGKAPERITGSWEYEYYPHSLFCHHKEREGVHYIEGAYLSVDPDLPYLYRRKILMLAEDVWLLVDDIRCQGQHEALTQFILDKDVTYQDGEINQLRLWSEVDFDLEATIISPKYNELEKSSKLTKRQFFENQMLDYTIIAHESFEIILHSVYQTDGREVEKALAFEVKNDETDKLILLLSEDICVGEKLCLVDGTKMRGKCLVYDKINERMIRLQC; encoded by the coding sequence ATGAAAGAAGAAAGAAGACAATTTTTTGAAAGAGTCGATGGGGACCAATGTCGTGACTATATCTTGTCTCACTGTTCAAAAGACTATGAGAAGGTCAAGCGTTCCCTTGAACGCTTGATGGACAATCGTTTTATGTTTGATAGTCCTTGGGATATGGAACCTTGTTCAAAAATCTATCAAATCCAGCCGATGGTGTGGAATCAAGTATTTGAAGATGATCCAGAATGGGCTTATATGCTCAATCGACAAGAATATCTCTTGCAGTTTATGATAGGGTATCTGGTAGAAGGAGATAAGGGCTATATTCAAAAGTGCAAGTTCTTTCTATTTGATTGGATTGAGCAGGTGAGAGAGTTTTCTCCTCAATCTTTGATGACTAGAACCTTGGATACGGGCATTCGTTCCTTTATTTGGTTAAAATTACTCTTGCTCCTCTTGAAATTTGACTTGCTAGAGGAGGAAGAGCTAGAGAAAATTTTGTTCAGTCTAGGAAAGCAGATTGACTTTATGAGAAGCCACTATCGTGCCAAGTACACTCTTAGTAACTGGGGGATTTTACAAACGATTCCGATACTTGCAATCTATCATTTCTTTTCAGATAAGATGGACCTAGAAGAAGCTTACCGTTTTGCTTCAGAGGAGTTGAAACAGCAAATTGAGACGCAGATTTTAGAGGATGGAAGCCAGTTTGAACAGTCGATTCTCTATCATGTAGAGGTTTATAAAGCCTTGCTAGACTTGTGTATATTGCTTCCAGACTTGCAAGATAGCTTTCAAGAGTTGCTGGAAAAGATGGCGACCTATATTCAAATGATGACAGGTCTAGATGGACGGACCTTAGTTTTTGGTGATAGTGATTCTACAGAAACGACAGAAATTTTGAGCCTGTCTGCTGTGGTTTTGAACAAGGAAGATCTTCTTAACGGTCTGGATGTTAAAGTCGATTTGCTTAGCCTCTTGTTCCTAGGGCGAGAAAAGGTCAAGCAACTGCAGGAATTTGAAAAGAGAGCTTGGCAGCCTAAGTCCATGATCTTTGAAGACTCTGGGCATGTCTGCATTAAGGATGAACATCGTTATCTATTTTTCAAAAACGGTCCGCTGGGAAGTGCTCATAGCCATAGTGACGAGAATAGTTTTTGCTTACAGTATCAAGGCCAACCGATTTTCATAGATGCTGGGCGTTATTCTTATCGGGAGATAGATGAACGTTATCTCTTAAAGAGTGCTTGGAGTCATTCGACCTGTATGGTAGATGGGAAAGCTCCAGAAAGGATCACGGGATCATGGGAATATGAATACTATCCTCACTCCCTGTTTTGTCACCACAAAGAAAGAGAGGGAGTGCATTATATTGAGGGGGCTTATTTGTCAGTAGATCCTGATTTGCCTTATCTTTACAGGAGAAAAATCCTCATGTTGGCAGAGGATGTCTGGCTCTTGGTAGATGATATCAGGTGTCAAGGTCAGCATGAGGCGTTGACCCAGTTTATTCTTGACAAGGATGTGACTTATCAAGATGGGGAAATCAATCAGTTGAGACTATGGAGTGAAGTTGATTTTGATTTAGAAGCTACCATTATTTCTCCTAAATACAATGAACTTGAAAAAAGTAGCAAACTCACCAAGCGCCAATTCTTTGAGAATCAGATGCTGGATTATACCATCATTGCGCATGAGAGTTTTGAAATCATCCTTCATTCTGTCTACCAGACAGATGGTCGTGAAGTGGAAAAGGCTCTGGCTTTTGAAGTGAAAAATGACGAAACAGACAAGCTGATTCTGTTATTAAGCGAGGATATTTGTGTAGGTGAAAAATTATGCCTCGTTGACGGAACAAAAATGCGTGGGAAATGTCTAGTATATGATAAAATAAATGAGAGAATGATTCGCTTGCAGTGCTAG
- a CDS encoding LacI family DNA-binding transcriptional regulator, with amino-acid sequence MEKKLTIKDIAKMAQTSKTTVSFYLNGKYEKMSRETREKIEKVIHETNYKPSIVARSLNSKRTKLIGVLIGDITNSFSNQIVKGIEDIASQNGYQVMIGNSNYSQESEDRYIESMLLLGVDGFIIQPTSNFRKYSRIIDEKKKKMVFFDSQLYEHRTSWVKTNNYDAVYDMTQSCIEKGYEHFLLITADTSRLSTRIERASGFVDALTDANMRHASLTIEDKHTNLEQIKEFLQKEINPDEKTLVFVPNCWALPLVFTVIKELNYNLPQVGLIGFDNTEWTCFSSPSVSTLVQPAFEEGQQATKILIDQIEGRNQEERQQVLDCSVSWKESTF; translated from the coding sequence TTGGAGAAGAAACTGACCATAAAAGACATTGCAAAAATGGCTCAGACCTCGAAAACAACCGTGTCATTTTACCTAAACGGGAAATATGAAAAAATGTCCCGAGAGACACGTGAAAAGATTGAAAAAGTTATTCATGAAACAAATTACAAACCGAGCATTGTTGCGCGTAGCTTAAACTCCAAACGAACAAAATTAATTGGTGTTTTGATTGGTGATATTACCAACAGTTTCTCAAACCAAATTGTTAAGGGAATTGAGGATATCGCCAGCCAGAATGGCTATCAGGTAATGATAGGAAATAGTAATTACAGCCAAGAGAGTGAGGACCGGTATATTGAAAGCATGCTTCTCTTGGGAGTAGACGGCTTTATTATTCAGCCGACCTCTAATTTCCGAAAATATTCTCGTATCATCGATGAGAAAAAGAAGAAAATGGTCTTTTTTGATAGTCAGCTCTATGAACACCGGACTAGCTGGGTCAAAACCAATAACTATGATGCCGTTTATGACATGACCCAGTCCTGTATCGAAAAAGGTTATGAGCATTTTCTTTTGATTACAGCGGATACGAGTCGCTTGAGTACTCGGATTGAGCGGGCAAGTGGTTTTGTGGATGCTTTGACAGATGCTAATATGCGCCACGCCAGTCTAACCATTGAAGATAAGCATACGAATTTGGAACAAATTAAGGAATTTTTACAAAAAGAAATCAATCCCGATGAAAAAACTCTGGTATTTGTTCCTAACTGTTGGGCCCTACCTCTAGTCTTTACCGTTATCAAAGAGTTGAACTATAACTTGCCACAAGTTGGGTTGATTGGTTTTGACAATACGGAGTGGACTTGCTTTTCTTCTCCAAGTGTTTCGACGCTGGTTCAGCCCGCCTTTGAAGAAGGACAACAGGCTACAAAGATTTTGATTGACCAGATTGAAGGCCGCAATCAAGAAGAAAGGCAACAAGTCTTGGATTGTAGTGTGAGTTGGAAAGAGTCTACTTTCTAA